The following are encoded in a window of Carassius auratus strain Wakin chromosome 6, ASM336829v1, whole genome shotgun sequence genomic DNA:
- the LOC113095403 gene encoding serine/arginine-rich splicing factor 3-like gives MGDPSLSRDCPLDCKVYVGNLGNSGNKTELERAFGYYGPLRSVWVARNPPGFAFVEFEDPRDATDAVRELDGRTMCGCRVRVELSSGEKRSRYRGPPPAWNRRPRDDHRGRSPPPRRRSPKRRSFSRSRSRSLSRERRRERSLSRDRNYKPARSFSRSRSRSRSNGRK, from the exons ATGGGAG ATCCTTCCCTAAGCCGGGACTGCCCACTGGATTGTAAGGTCTATGTTGGCAATTTGGGCAACAGTGGTAATAAAACAGAATTGGAGAGAGCATTTGGCTATTATGGTCCCCTGAGGAGCGTATGGGTGGCAAGAAATCCTCCCGGCTTTGCTTTTGTGGAGTTTGAGGACCCCAGAGATGCAACCGATGCTGTGAGGGAGCTTGATGGAAG aacAATGTGTGGCTGTCGAGTGCGAGTTGAACTGTCCAGTGGTGAAAAACGGTCAAGGTATCGAGGACCACCCCCTGCTTGGAATCGTCGCCCACGTGATGATCATAGAGGGCGCAGCCCACCCCCTAGACGCCG GTCTCCTAAGAGGCGGAGCTTTAGTCGTAGTCGGAGCAG GTCCCTTTCcagagagaggagaagagagaggtCTTTGTCCCGTGATAGAAACTATAAACCTGCAAGGTCTTTCTCAAGATCACGCAG TCGTTCACGTTCCAATGGTCGGAAGTGA
- the LOC113095367 gene encoding sodium- and chloride-dependent GABA transporter 2-like, whose product MNKSARTDDMEMQDDPDLQFKLAYAGSERIDTGIKTRARGQWSSKVEFILAVAGQIIGLGNVWRFPYLCYKNGGGVFFIPYVVFLFACGIPLFLMETALGQYTSQGSVTCWRKICPLFEGLGYGSQVVVFYSSAYYIVILAWAFFYLFSSFSGELPWASCRNWWNSENCVEFDRIGGMRNLSFMENASSPVKEFWERRVLKITGSVNELGSLRWELALCLLLAWIICYFCVWKGVKSTGKVVYFTATFPYLMLLVLLIRGLTLPGAIDGINFYLYPNPARLTDPQVWMDAGTQIFYSYALCIGCLTALGSYNKYNNNCYKDCVYLCLLNSGTSFVAGFAIFSVLGFMAFEQGVDISVVAESGPGLAFIAYPRAVAMMPLSQLWSICFFLMIILLGLDSEFVGLESLMTAITDMHSNFFLQGHRRKLFLLLICVGCFLIGLLMVTEGGLYIFQLFDYYCCSGMTLLLFAIAQSICIGWFYGDDRLYENIVDMIGYRPLPLMKYCWKYITPIVCIATFVFSLVKFTPLKFNNTFEYPWWGYAVGWWFTLSSTLMVPLWMIYVILITPGTLKQRLHVLCTPASDLPLTSERRKETL is encoded by the exons ATGAACAAAAGCGCAAGAACTGA tgacATGGAAATGCAGGATGATCCAGATTTGCAGTTTAAACTGGCTTATGCAGGTTCAGAAAGAATTGACACAGGCATTAAAACCAGAGCGAGAGGCCAGTGGTCCAGTAAAGTGGAGTTTATCTTAGCTGTTGCTGGCCAGATCATTGGTTTGGGAAATGTGTGGAGATTTCCATATCTGTGTTACAAGAACGGAGGAG gagTGTTTTTCATTCCATATGTGGTCTTTCTGTTTGCCTGCGGCATTCCTCTTTTTCTTATGGAGACTGCTTTGGGTCAGTACACCAGCCAAGGGTCTGTTACCTGTTGGAGGAAAATCTGCCCACTATTTGAAG GTCTGGGTTATGGGAGTCAGGTGGTTGTCTTCTATTCCAGTGCTTACTACATCGTCATTTTGGCCTGGGCTTTCTTCTATCTCTTCTCCTCTTTTAGTGGTGAACTGCCCTGGGCTAGCTGCAGGAACTGGTGGAATTCAG AAAACTGTGTTGAGTTTGACCGAATAGGAGGGATGAGAAACCTGAGCTTTATGGAGAATGCATCATCACCTGTTAAAGAATTTTGGGA GAGGCGAGTATTGAAAATAACTGGAAGTGTGAATGAGCTGGGCAGTTTGAGATGGGAGCTGGCTCTGTGTCTCCTGCTGGCCTGGATCATCTGCTACTTCTGTGTGTGGAAGGGAGTGAAGTCCACAGGCAAG GTTGTGTATTTCACTGCTACATTTCCATATCTTATGCTGCTGGTGCTTTTGATTCGGGGTCTTACATTGCCTGGAGCCATTGATGGCATCAACTTCTACCTCTACCCAAATCCAGCACGCCTTACAGACCCACAG GTATGGATGGATGCTGGAACACAAATATTTTACTCTTACGCTCTCTGCATTGGGTGCCTTACAGCTTTGGGAAGCtacaataaatacaacaacaactgCTACAA AGATTGTGTTTACCTGTGCCTGCTGAACAGCGGAACCAGTTTTGTAGCTGGCTTTGCCATCTTTTCAGTTTTGGGCTTCATGGCCTTCGAACAGGGGGTCGATATCTCAGTAGTAGCGGAGTCAG GTCCTGGTTTGGCCTTCATTGCATATCCACGCGCTGTAGCTATGATGCCTCTGTCTCAGCTGTGGTCCATATGTTTCTTCCTCATGATTATTCTGCTGGGGCTTGACAGCGAG TTTGTGGGTTTAGAGTCTCTCATGACAGCCATAACAGACATGCACTCCAACTTCTTCCTCCAAGGACATCGTCGTaaactcttcctcctcctcatttgTGTGGGCTGCTTCCTCATTGGCCTCCTGATGGTGACCGAG GGTGGCCTGTATATCTTCCAATTATTTGATTACTATTGCTGCAGTGGAATGACCCTCCTCCTGTTTGCCATTGCACAGTCAATATGTATTGGCTGGTTTTATG GTGATGATCGTCTGTATGAAAATATTGTAGACATGATCGGCTATCGTCCTTTGCCACTAATGAAATACTGTTGGAAATATATCACTCCTATTGTGTGTATA GCCACGTTTGTCTTCTCTTTGGTCAAATTCACTCCTCTAAAGtttaacaacacatttgaatACCCCTGGTGGGGTTATGCTGTTGGCTGGTGGTTTACCCTTTCCTCGACATTGATGGTCCCCCTATGGATGATCTATGTGATCCTTATCACTCCTGGTACACTGAAACAG AGACTGCATGTCCTTTGCACTCCAGCAAGCGATCTACCTTTGACATCGGAAAGACGAAAAGAAACCCTGTGA
- the LOC113095393 gene encoding peptidyl-prolyl cis-trans isomerase FKBP5-like: MRGTSNKREILGTRLCMSGEMSSLEDIFSTNQCPADVFASQGIDVTPNGDRGVCKIVKQHGVEGEKPMIGDRVCVHYTGRLLNGKKFDSSLDRKEPFVFNVGKGQVIKAWDIVICSMQKGEVCLMLCKPEYAYSSAGSPPKVPPNATLVFEIELLSFRGEELTEDGGVVRRIKVKGEGYYNPNEGATVHAHLEGWCGGRLFDSRDVSFVVGESEDVDVPLGVDRAMEKIQKGECCLLYLNPKYGYGKEGKKEYDIGSNAELLYEVTLKDFEKAKESWEMDLKEKLEHAVLVKQKGTQYFKAGRYNFAVIQYQRIVNWLEMECGAGKEQQQAIQALLLVAHLNLALCFLRLREYSQTVENCNKVMELDPVNEKALYRRGEARLLRNEFSMALMDFKQVLQVNSFNRAARSQIAICQRKIREHHERDKKIYANMFQRFAEHDAKVGRLKRKKEESGISDQNKQGLKRPCLSQDGS; this comes from the exons ATGAGAGGAACGAGCAACAAAAGGGAAATATT GGGAACACGGCTATGTATGAGTGGTGAGATGTCATCTTTAGAGGATATCTTTTCCACTAACCAGTGCCCAGCTGACGTCTTTGCCTCCCAAGGCATTGATGTCACCCCGAACGGTGACCGTGGAGTATGTAAG ATTGTGAAACAGCATGGTGTGGAAGGGGAAAAGCCGATGATTGGGGACAGGGTGTGCGTCCACTACACTGGCAGACTCCTAAATGGCAAGAAGTTTGACTCCAGTCTAGACCGCAAAGAGCCTTTTGTTTTCAATGTGGGAAAAG GTCAGGTCATCAAAGCATGGGACATTGTCATATGTTCCATGCAGAAAGGAGAGGTGTGCTTGATGCTCTGTAAGCCTGAATATGCATACAGTTCAGCAGGCAGCCCCCCAAAAGTTCCTCCAAATGCCACACTTGTGTTTGAG ATTGAGCTGCTGAGCTTCAGAGGGGAGGAGCTTACAGAAGATGGTGGGGTCGTGAGGAGAATAAAGGTCAAAGGCGAAGGCTATTACAATCCTAATGAAGGGGCCACAGTACATG CACACTTGGAGGGATGGTGTGGAGGTCGCTTATTTGATTCTCGAGATGTAAGCTTTGTAGTGGGTGAATCAGAGGACGTGGATGTTCCTTTAGGAGTGGACAGGGCCATGGAGAAAATCCAAAAAGGGGAATGCTGTTTATTATACCTAAATCCAAA ATACGGTTATGGCAAAGAGGGTAAAAAAGAATATGACATTGGATCAAATGCAGAACTACTATATGAAGTAACACTTAAAGACTTTGAAAAG GCCAAAGAATCCTGGGAAATGGACCTTAAAGAGAAACTGGAACATGCTGTTTTAGTCAAACAAAAAGGGACGCAGTATTTCAAG GCTGGACGGTACAACTTTGCTGTTATTCAGTATCAGCGGATTGTAAACTGGTTAGAGATGGAGTGTGGTGCAGGAAAAGAGCAGcaacaagccatccaggccctcCTATTAGTGGCCCATCTGAATCTTGCCCTGTGCTTTCTGCGATTGCGCGAGTACTCTCAAACAGTGGAGAACTGCAACAAG GTTATGGAGCTGGACCCAGTAAATGAGAAAGCTCTATATCGGCGAGGTGAAGCACGTCTGTTGCGCAACGAGTTCAGCATGGCTCTAATGGACTTCAAGCAAGTTTTGCAAGTTAACTCCTTTAACCGTGCTGCCCGCAGCCAGATTGCCATCTGTCAGCGCAAGATTCGTGAACACCATGAGCGTGACAAGAAGATTTATGCAAACATGTTCCAGAGGTTTGCTGAACACGATGCTAAG GTGGGCCgattaaaaaggaaaaaggaagagAGTGGAATTTCAGATCAGAATAAGCAGGGACTAAAGAGACCTTGTCTCAGTCAGGACGGCTCCTAA